In the genome of Paenibacillus pabuli, one region contains:
- a CDS encoding LacI family DNA-binding transcriptional regulator gives MASIHDVAKEAGVSVATVSKVLNDYPDVSDKTRKKVNIAIELLKYQPNVVARGLVKRRSWTVGVLLTVPFTNPFVSELLEGIKTALENSGYDLVRLSTRFDDPTYSFIKHCRSRNVDGVVVFGEGRDNKSIQELVTAEIPTMFIDTDLFGKRAGYITTDNANAIAMSVKHLHELGHQKIAYISGTLGPAVANLRLDGYREGLRVCGIPYSTVYLEVCDYSFDGGSKAARRLLALKDQPTGIVCASDMSAFGAIHEIEKHGLRVPEDVSVVGFDNTYYAEVFKPGLTTINQNIYSIGIKSIEYLIAMIENSAYTPPVITEPSNLVIRQTTAPAKV, from the coding sequence ATGGCTTCTATCCATGATGTGGCCAAAGAGGCGGGCGTATCTGTTGCAACCGTTTCCAAAGTGCTTAACGATTATCCCGATGTAAGTGACAAAACTCGCAAAAAAGTCAATATAGCCATCGAACTATTGAAATATCAACCGAATGTGGTTGCGCGTGGACTTGTAAAACGCCGTTCTTGGACGGTAGGTGTGTTGTTGACGGTTCCGTTTACCAATCCGTTTGTATCGGAGCTGCTGGAAGGAATCAAAACAGCTTTGGAGAACAGCGGATATGATCTTGTTCGCTTATCTACACGTTTTGATGATCCGACATACTCGTTTATTAAACATTGCCGCAGCCGAAATGTGGACGGCGTTGTTGTATTCGGGGAAGGCAGAGACAACAAGAGTATTCAGGAATTGGTTACTGCGGAGATACCGACGATGTTCATTGATACCGACTTGTTTGGCAAGCGGGCAGGATACATAACGACGGATAATGCAAATGCCATTGCCATGAGTGTGAAGCATTTGCATGAACTGGGTCACCAGAAAATTGCTTATATTTCAGGTACACTTGGGCCTGCCGTAGCAAATTTACGATTGGATGGATATCGGGAAGGACTGCGTGTTTGCGGCATTCCATATTCAACGGTGTATTTGGAAGTTTGTGACTACTCTTTCGATGGCGGCAGTAAGGCAGCTCGCCGATTGCTTGCACTGAAGGACCAGCCTACGGGGATTGTCTGTGCTTCAGACATGTCTGCTTTCGGTGCGATCCACGAAATTGAGAAGCATGGTTTACGGGTGCCGGAGGATGTGTCTGTTGTTGGGTTTGATAACACATATTATGCCGAAGTGTTCAAACCAGGGTTGACCACAATTAATCAGAATATTTATTCGATTGGGATCAAATCCATCGAATATCTGATTGCCATGATTGAGAATTCTGCATATACTCCTCCTGTCATTACGGAACCATCCAATCTGGTGATTCGTCAAACAACAGCACCTGCGAAAGTGTAA
- a CDS encoding response regulator — MLQVLLVDDEVYARKGLRKLIRWEACGFEVAGEANDGDEAWYRIEQLQPDVVITDIRMPETDGLELIRRTVERDAQVLAKSKQPYFIIVSGYNDFAYAQQAVRYGVQDYILKPIDEVELEGTLCKLAKELNRHKLAEQTRRELEYVRLLDQFIYGESNLETVEQWTELTGTYADDPLVYLLFENNAPHMQVSDTAQEEKREAGNGENFGRVVQSVLGKMYPNRSYFHVKEHGDRVGLLLTGGELRPFSMNLHAVAGKIQSCFAEMSHESVSIYIGAICYEPLLIGHAYQTALQAIAYKFISDKNGIVLYDDMQHEPVQWVHTNHEKEQELLTLMEEQRVQELENALGEWFTGMKTAHYAPVAVTSAIHQLISAILSILKSAEVNVKEISSFRPILAWQAERGTMAQARQLLTVFMLDSARKLAEQRQHYHRGAMTKIKNYIETNYSSNISLRSIASEFYMNPVYLGQRFRKVYGVYFNDFLLQLRIEKAKKLLRQTDLRIYEIAEKVGFGSSDYFTTQFEKTELCSPTEYRNRILDEG, encoded by the coding sequence ATGCTCCAGGTACTGCTGGTTGATGATGAAGTATACGCTCGCAAAGGTCTCCGAAAACTGATTCGCTGGGAAGCGTGCGGGTTCGAAGTGGCTGGAGAGGCGAATGACGGGGATGAGGCTTGGTACCGGATCGAACAGCTGCAGCCCGACGTTGTCATTACTGACATACGTATGCCGGAGACGGATGGATTGGAATTGATCCGGCGCACGGTTGAGCGTGATGCTCAGGTTTTAGCCAAGAGCAAACAGCCTTATTTTATCATCGTGAGTGGATATAATGATTTTGCTTACGCCCAGCAAGCCGTAAGGTACGGGGTGCAGGATTATATTTTGAAGCCGATTGATGAGGTTGAGCTGGAAGGAACTTTATGCAAGCTGGCGAAGGAGTTGAATCGTCACAAGCTTGCTGAACAAACCAGACGTGAGCTGGAATACGTCAGATTATTGGATCAGTTTATCTATGGCGAGTCGAATTTGGAAACGGTTGAACAGTGGACCGAGTTGACGGGTACATATGCTGACGACCCGCTGGTGTATCTGCTTTTTGAGAATAACGCGCCACACATGCAGGTTTCAGATACTGCTCAGGAGGAGAAGCGGGAAGCCGGGAATGGAGAGAATTTTGGCCGGGTTGTGCAGTCTGTTCTTGGAAAGATGTATCCAAATCGCTCGTATTTTCATGTGAAAGAGCACGGTGATCGTGTTGGGCTTCTGTTAACCGGAGGAGAACTCCGTCCCTTTTCAATGAATCTTCATGCCGTTGCCGGGAAAATACAATCCTGCTTCGCCGAGATGAGTCATGAATCTGTAAGCATATATATCGGGGCGATTTGTTATGAACCTTTGCTCATTGGACATGCCTATCAGACCGCATTGCAGGCAATCGCCTATAAATTTATTTCAGATAAGAACGGGATCGTTCTGTATGATGATATGCAGCATGAACCTGTACAGTGGGTGCATACCAATCATGAAAAGGAGCAGGAGCTCCTGACACTTATGGAAGAACAAAGGGTTCAGGAGTTGGAGAATGCGTTAGGTGAATGGTTCACCGGTATGAAAACTGCACATTATGCTCCTGTAGCCGTGACGTCGGCAATTCACCAACTGATCTCAGCCATACTGTCAATTCTGAAATCAGCCGAGGTGAATGTGAAGGAGATCTCTTCGTTCAGGCCGATTCTGGCATGGCAAGCGGAGCGTGGAACAATGGCTCAGGCCAGGCAGTTATTGACCGTTTTCATGCTGGACTCAGCCCGAAAGCTGGCAGAACAGCGTCAACACTATCACAGGGGAGCCATGACGAAAATCAAAAATTATATTGAAACCAACTACAGCAGTAATATCAGCTTGAGAAGTATTGCCTCTGAATTTTACATGAATCCGGTCTATTTGGGTCAACGCTTCCGCAAGGTGTATGGCGTATATTTCAATGACTTCCTGCTTCAGCTGCGGATTGAGAAAGCCAAAAAGTTGCTGCGTCAGACGGATCTGCGAATATATGAAATTGCCGAGAAGGTCGGATTCGGAAGCAGTGATTATTTCACGACTCAATTTGAGAAAACGGAACTATGCTCCCCTACGGAATATCGTAATCGCATCCTGGACGAAGGGTAG